DNA from Mycobacterium bourgelatii:
TCAGGTGCGGATGTTGCACGCGCACATAGTCTTCAAGCTCAGCATGCAGCGCGCTGTCGGTAAGTGTTGCGCCAGCGAGCGCCTTTCCTTCGTACCTTGCCCAACTCACGGCTTCCATCTTCCTTGGCCAGGCTGGTTGGATGAACTCCCATGACGAATTCGCAGCCCGAGATTCGCCGCTTCCGCATCCGCAGCCACCCCAATGCCGATCAGCACACGATGCTGCAGCGAGCGGAGGAGAAAGCGCGCTCTGAGGTTGCAGCCAACGAGGAAGTCTTCGACGTGCACGTCGACGACGTCGTCCACATGAAAGCGACCGACCTCTGGTACTTCAGCTACCAGGCGCTCAAGCCGGGCGACGCCCGCGTCGCGCGGCCGCAGACGCTGCCGCATTGAGAGTTCCCAAACCGGCGCGTGCCTAGCCGTGAACGGCGTATGAATTGTCGCCGTCGGCGCGCAGGCCACGGTGGCGGTGGCCGCACCCGACCGTGACACTGAGGGCGTGACCAAACTGGCGAAACCGACCTTCTCTCCGGCCGCTTTTTTCAAGGCGGTGCTGCGGTGGCTACAGGTCAGCTATCCCGACGGTGTCCCGGGGCCCGACCGTGTTCCGTTGTTCGCGCTGCTGCGCAGCACCCCGTTGACCGAGGAACAGCTGCGCGAGGTGGTGCAGCACCTCACCGCCCCCGGCTCACCGGCGACGGCCGACGGGGTGATCGACCGCGACGAGATCGCCGAATTCATCACTGAGACAACGCATTACGACCCTGGCGGGGAAAACATTGCCCGCGTGGCCAGCAGGCTCGCCGCGGCCGGTTGGCCGCTGGCCGGTGTCGACGTCAGCGAGGTCGACGCCACCGATGTGGACGGAGAGGCCGCCGAAGCGGCGGCCTCACACGCCTCACAAAACTCGCACGACTCAGATGGCTGAGATGTCGATGACGAAGCGGTAGCGCACGTCGCTGGCCAGCACCCGCTCGTAAGCCTCGTTGATGTAATCCGGTGCGATGACTTCGATTTCGGGCGTGACACCGTGCTCGGCGCAGAAGTTCAGCATCTCCTGAGCCTCGGCGATCCCACCGATGTTCGACCCGGACAGGCTGCGCCGCGCCAGCGCCAAACCGAACGCCGGAACCGGCATGGGGTGCTCCGGAATGCCGAGTTCGACCAAGGTGCCGTCGACGTCGAGCAGGTTGAGGTACTTGCCCAGGTCGAGGTTGGCCGACACGGTGTTCAGGATCAGGTCGAAACTGCTGCGCAGCTTCTTGAAGGTGGCGGGATCTGAGGTCGCGTAGTAGCCGGTCGCGCCCAGCCGCAAACCGTCTTCCATCTTCTTCAGCGACTGCGACAGGACGGTGACTTCGGCGCCGAGAGCCTTGCCCAGCTTGACGCCCACGTGCCCCAGGCCGCCCAGGCCGATGATGGCCAGCCGCGTGCCGGGTCCGGCCTTCCAGTGCCGCAGCGGCGAGTACAGGGTGATGCCGGCGCACAGCAGCGGTGCCGCTTTGTCCAGCGGCAGGGAGTCGGGGATCCGCACGACGAAGTCCTCGTCCACAACGACGGCCTGGCTGTAGCCGCCGTAGGTGGGCGTGCCGTCCCGGTCGATCGAGTTGTAGGTGAAGATCGGGCCCTTCTTGCAGTACTGCTCGAGTCCGGCCTGGCAGCTGCTGCACTCCCGGCAGGAGTTCACCATGCAGCCCACCCCGACATGCTCGCCGACCTTGTACTTCGTCACCTCTGAGCCGACGGCGGTTACGACGCCGGCGATTTCGTGGCCGGGGACGACGGGGTAGTTCGGCACGCCCCACTCGGCTTTGACCGTGTGAATGTCGGAGTGGCAGATGCCGGCGAATTTGATGTCGATCGCGACATCGCGCGGTCCGGGGTCGCGGCGCTTGATCGTGGTCTTGGTTAGCGGCTCAGTGGCTGACGTGGCCGCATATGCGGAAACAGTGCTCATGGCACCCCTCTTAATCTCTAGCTCTTGTTCTCGCAAAAAGCTTAGCTAAGGTAACGGCCTGCGGGCCATTCGCGCAGGTGTGAGACTGGACGCATCGCCGCTTAGTGGACGGGCCCGTCTAGTTAATCGGTGCGTTGATCCAGCGCAGGTCGTTGACGATGCCGCGCGCGGCGACCAACCCCTGCCCGGCCTGCCAGACCTCGTTGTTGACGACGAAGACCCGGTTGTCATGGGTGGCGGACAGCTTGCGCCACGGGTTGCTGTCCAGAATCACGGCGGCGCGTTCCGAGGCGGCCGGTGTCGAGCAGGACACATAAATAATGTCGGCGTCGGCCGCGGAGAAGTCCGGGTTCTTGTCGAGGTCGGCGTCAGAGGTGCCGAACTCGATGTACGGCTTGTCGGTGAAGCGTTGCGACACCGGTCGGTCCACACCGACGGCGGTGAGCACACTGGCCGGGAAGTTGTTGGCGCCGTAGACCCGCATGGTGGTGTCGGTCAGCTGGACGATCGAGGCTTGGAAGTGGGTCGCGTCGCGCTTGGTTCCGACGTCAG
Protein-coding regions in this window:
- a CDS encoding DUF3349 domain-containing protein, translating into MAKPTFSPAAFFKAVLRWLQVSYPDGVPGPDRVPLFALLRSTPLTEEQLREVVQHLTAPGSPATADGVIDRDEIAEFITETTHYDPGGENIARVASRLAAAGWPLAGVDVSEVDATDVDGEAAEAAASHASQNSHDSDG
- a CDS encoding NAD(P)-dependent alcohol dehydrogenase, whose translation is MSTVSAYAATSATEPLTKTTIKRRDPGPRDVAIDIKFAGICHSDIHTVKAEWGVPNYPVVPGHEIAGVVTAVGSEVTKYKVGEHVGVGCMVNSCRECSSCQAGLEQYCKKGPIFTYNSIDRDGTPTYGGYSQAVVVDEDFVVRIPDSLPLDKAAPLLCAGITLYSPLRHWKAGPGTRLAIIGLGGLGHVGVKLGKALGAEVTVLSQSLKKMEDGLRLGATGYYATSDPATFKKLRSSFDLILNTVSANLDLGKYLNLLDVDGTLVELGIPEHPMPVPAFGLALARRSLSGSNIGGIAEAQEMLNFCAEHGVTPEIEVIAPDYINEAYERVLASDVRYRFVIDISAI